The Blastocatellia bacterium genome contains the following window.
AAAACTGCTTCAGCTTCAAGAACAGTTTCTTTTAATTTGGCTATTAACTTATCTTTTGGAATGTGTGAACGCTCGTCAAATTCTTGTTGCCGTTGTCTTTGATCTAACTGCCCACCTAAACCGCAAATAATCCATTGTCTAAGATTACCTGACAAGTGTAAAAGTAAATTGCCAATGCTGTTAGATTCTTCATTAGGTCGCCACCAGATTTCTTCATCTGTTAAGCGTTCAATACAACGTTCAATCTTAGGTAAAAAATCTTTAGCAAGAAACGAGGCTGACCCATCAATAAAAGCTTTTGAAACTTCCATGTTATTTTCCTCTAACTAATCCATTAATTATTGTTAATAGCGTTAGCTAATGACAATTGAGTAATTTTGCGATGTGAAGTATGCCATAACACTTTCCCATCACGTACTAAAATAGCTTGTGGAGATTCATGAACAACACTTAACCTAGTTTCTACTTCATTAGATACAGGGCGTGCAGTTTGCACAACAATTAAGTTATAACCCACATTATCAGACGGAGAGCTATTCAAATATTTATATAATTCATCATAAGCATCTGCACTAATAGGACAAGCATTACTATGCTTAAAGATTAGCTGTGTTTTTTGATTTGATTGGGTTAGAACTTCTGAGAGTTGATCAATAGATGTTAAATCTAACAATTTTGCAGACATAAAAGTTTATCTCCTAAAAAATATTAATTTTTGTCTTCCTCGTCGGTTAATTCACTGATTAATAAAGAGCGTAGTTGAGGCAAGCGCAAATTAGGATTACCATATTCTATTTTATAATCGCTAATTGCAGCAGCAATAACGGCTTGGGCTTCAACACGTGAATAAACATGAGTAATTTCTATTTTGGGGACTTCTTTTCCTGGTAATTCTTTGTAAGTTAAAAAGTAATGACAAAGGCGGTCAACTAAAGTTTTAGGGCAATCTTGAATATCTCGCCATTCTCCATAAACTGCATCATCTTTTAGAACAGCAATAATTTTATCATCAGCCTCTTGACCATCAATCATACGTAAACCGCCAATAGGGATAGCTTCAACCAAAATACCGCCTTGTAAAATTGCACGTTCTGAAAGTACACAAATATCTAATGGATCGCCATCGCCAATTATGCCGTTACGACCTGTTTGGCTACTACAATAATTTCCAACTTT
Protein-coding sequences here:
- a CDS encoding DUF1572 family protein, whose protein sequence is MEVSKAFIDGSASFLAKDFLPKIERCIERLTDEEIWWRPNEESNSIGNLLLHLSGNLRQWIICGLGGQLDQRQRQQEFDERSHIPKDKLIAKLKETVLEAEAV
- the ytxJ gene encoding bacillithiol system redox-active protein YtxJ — its product is MSAKLLDLTSIDQLSEVLTQSNQKTQLIFKHSNACPISADAYDELYKYLNSSPSDNVGYNLIVVQTARPVSNEVETRLSVVHESPQAILVRDGKVLWHTSHRKITQLSLANAINNN
- a CDS encoding inorganic pyrophosphatase, whose translation is MKSNHDIAGLLSLLFKPHPWHGVAPGRSVPELLNAYIEIVPTDTIKYEVDKYSGLLKVDRPQKYSNLCPSLYGFIPQTYCGVKVGNYCSSQTGRNGIIGDGDPLDICVLSERAILQGGILVEAIPIGGLRMIDGQEADDKIIAVLKDDAVYGEWRDIQDCPKTLVDRLCHYFLTYKELPGKEVPKIEITHVYSRVEAQAVIAAAISDYKIEYGNPNLRLPQLRSLLISELTDEEDKN